The Oncorhynchus kisutch isolate 150728-3 unplaced genomic scaffold, Okis_V2 scaffold2216, whole genome shotgun sequence genome has a window encoding:
- the LOC116369550 gene encoding uncharacterized protein LOC116369550: MAGRRSRVGPFWNFNRRFRAVFDHPPESRAAGERLIHLRQRTRSAQEFVLDFRTLAAGAGWNDRALIDHYMCSLREDVRRELSCRDTTLIFNQLVDLSIRLDNMLATREHPDRGLSIPSPSTTTPTPMELGGAALRATGGGAIPCTICGRRGHTAGRCWEGSSGSRGSRQGTLVSPQVSRHQAHPEPLVAHMVLFINFLEISQNSQHKALVD; encoded by the coding sequence ATGGCGGGAAGAAGAAGCCGTGTTGGACCATTTTGGAATTTCAACCGCCGCTTTCGGGCAGTCTTTGACCACCCGCCTGAGAGTAGAGCGGCGGGTGAACGTCTCATACACCTGAGGCAGAGGACGAGGAGTGCACAGGAGTTTGTGTTGGACTTCCGGACCCTGGCCGccggcgcgggatggaacgacagggccctgatcgatcactacatgtgcagtctgcgcgaggacgtccgtcgggagttgTCCTGCAGGGACACCACTCTCATATTCAACCAGCTGGTGGACTTGTCCATCCGACTGGATAACATGCTGGCTACCCGCGAACATCCAGATcggggtctgtcgattccatcccccagcaccaccactccgacgcccatggagctgggaggtgctgcactTAGGGCAACCGGAGGCGGGGCCATTccatgcaccatctgtggccgcagagggcacactgccggtcggtgctgggaaggttcctctgggagtcgaggcagcaggcagggcactctcgtgtcaccccaggtgagtcggcaccaggctcacccagagccacTGGTTGCTCACATGGTTTTGTTTATTAATTTTCTTGAGATTTCACAgaattcccagcataaggcgctcgtagaTTGA